In one window of Notolabrus celidotus isolate fNotCel1 chromosome 15, fNotCel1.pri, whole genome shotgun sequence DNA:
- the LOC117826238 gene encoding E3 ubiquitin-protein ligase MARCHF6-like isoform X1: protein MDTADEADICRVCRSEGTLDKPLYHPCVCTGSIKFIHQECLLQWLKHSRKEYCELCKHRFAFTPIYSPDMPSRLPVQDIFAGLVTSIGTAIRYWFHYTLVAFAWLGVVPLTACRIYKCLFTGSVSSLLTLPLDMLSTQNLLADCLQGCFVVTCTLCAFISLVWLREQIVHGGAPLWLDQHQPPLVPNHPHGPALANEVPGGNVGVDGQAAADDAAVRDPADPAQDGLAPPNPNEAGNQGHDPELDDDEDDDDGEEEEEEDEEGREEDNADANNGGQEDLNWNALEWDRAAEELTWERMLGLDGSLVFLEHVFWVVSLNTLFILVFAFCPYHIGHFSVVGLGFEDYVKASHFDGLITTILGYILLAGALILCHGLASLVSFQRSRRLLGVCYIVVKVSLLVVMEIGLFPLICGWWLDICSLEMFDATLKDREQSFDSAPGTTMFLHWLVGMVYVFYFASFILLLREVLRPGVLWFLRNLNDPDFNPVQEMIHLPIYRHLRRFILSVVVFGSIVLLMLWLPIRIIKLLFPAFLPYNVMLYSDAPVSELSLELLLLQVVLPALLEQGHTRQWLKRLVHAWTFTAGYMLDLHSYLLGDHEEDDDQPNNNLPGRHNNNRIPGLGEGLHAAHQAILQQGGPVGFRSYHRPINFPLKIVLLVVFMCVTLLTASLLCLTLPVCAGRWLMSFWMGSAMVHELYTAASGLYVCWLSIRAATVMLSWMPQGRNVIMVKVHEWTLMILKTLVVAVMLAGVIPLLLGLQFELVVVAPLRVPLDQTPLFYPWQDWALGVLHAKIIAAITLMGPQWWLKTVIEQVYANGIRNIDLHFIVRGLAAPVICVLLLSLCVPYTVSKGITPLLGVQPEMQTLVERRIYPFLLMVVIILAVLSFQIRQFKRLYEHIKNDKYLVGQRLVNYERNAGRSASSYSSAS from the exons ATGGACACCGCCGACGAAG CAGACATCTGTCGGGTATGTCGGTCAGAGGGGACCCTGGACAAGCCCCTCTACCACCCCTGCGTCTGCACGGGCAGTATCAAGTTCATCCACCAGGAATG TTTACTGCAGTGGTTGAAGCACAGCAGAAAGGAGTACTGTGAATTATGCAAACACCGATTTGCATTCACACCAA TCTACTCTCCAGACATGCCATCTCGCCTGCCTGTCCAGGACATCTTTGCCGGGTTGGTCACCAGTATTGGAACAGCCATCAGATACTGGTTTCACTACACACTGGTAGCCTTTGCCTGGCTTGGCGTGGTGCCTCTCACAGCAT GTCGGATATACAAGTGTTTGTTTACAGGCTCTGTGAGCTCTCTACTCACCCTGCCACTAGACATGCTTTCAAC ACAAAACCTGCTTGCAGACTGTCTCCAAGGTTGTTTTGTGGTCACTTGCACGCTGTGCGCCTTCATCAGCCTGGTGTGGCTCAGAGAGCAGATCGTCCACGGTGGTGCCCCTCTCTGGTTAGATCAGCATCAACCACCTCTAGTTCCTAACCATCCTCATGGTCCTGCACTGGCTAACGAG GTCCCGGGTGGTAATGTTGGTGTCGATGGTCAGGCTGCTGCAGACGACGCAGCTGTCCGGGACCCCGCTGACCCGGCCCAAGATGGACTCGCACCTCCCAACCCAAACGAAGCCGGTAATCAAGGACACGATCCAGAACTTGATGATGACGAAGACGATGacgatggagaggaggaggaagaggaggatgaagaaggcaGGGAAGAGGATAATGCTGATGCCAACAATGGAGGACAAG AAGATCTGAACTGGAACGCGTTGGAGTGGGACCGTGCCGCAGAGGAGCTGACCTGGGAGAGG ATGCTTGGGCTGGATGGCTCTTTAGTTTTCCTG GAGCACGTGTTTTGGGTGGTGTCTCTCAACACTCTGTTCATCCTGGTCTTCG CGTTCTGCCCGTATCACATCGGTCATTTCTCAGTGGTTGGACTGGGCTTTGAAGACTAT GTCAAAGCGTCTCACTTTGACGGCCTCATCACCACCATACTGGGATACATCCTCCTGGCTGGAGCTCTGATCCTCTGCCAT GGCTTGGCTTCATTAGTGAGCTTTCAGCGCTCCAGACGCCTGCTGGGTGTCTGCTACATCGTTGTGAAG GTGTCTCTGCTGGTTGTCATGGAGATAGGCCTGTTCCCTCTGATTTGTGGATGGTGGCTCGACATTTGCTCACTG GAGATGTTTGATGCGACTCTGAAAGACAGGGAGCAGAGCTTCGACTCGGCCCCTGGCACCACCATGTTCCTCCACTGGCTCGTCGGCATGGTCTACGTCTTCTACTTCGCCTCCTTCATCCTGCTGCtcagagag GTGCTTCGTCCAGGAGTGTTGTGGTTCCTGAGGAACCTGAATGATCCAGACTTCAACCCGGTCCAAGAGATGATCCACCTGCCCATCTACAGACACCTGAGGAGGTTCATACTCTCTGTG gtggTGTTTGGCTCCATCGTCCTGTTGATGCTTTGGCTTCCCATCAGGATCATCAAACTGCTCTTCCCAGCCTTCCTCCCCTACAACGTCATGCTTTACAG CGACGCCCCGGTCAGTGAGCTTtctctggagctgctgctgcttcaggtTGTTCTGCCGGCATTGTTGGAGCAAGGACACACTCGCCAGTGGCTCAAACGACTCGTCCATGCCTGGACATTCACTGCTGGATACATGCT CGACCTTCACTCCTACCTGCTGGGGGACCACGAAGAGGATGACGACCAACCGAACAACAACCTACCTGGTcgccacaacaacaacaggatcCCTGGCCTTGGCGAAGGGCTTCATGCAGCTCATCAAGCCATCCTGCAGCAGGGTGGTCCTGTGGGCTTCAGGTCGTATCACAGGCCGATCAACTTCCCCCTCAAG atCGTTCTGCTGGtggtttttatgtgtgtgacaCTGTTAACGGCGAGTCTGCTCTGCCTCACACTGCCAG tgtgtgcagGTCGCTGGCTGATGTCTTTCTGGATGGGCAGCGCCATGGTTCATGAGCTGTACACGGCGGCAAGCGGTCTGTACGTCTGCTGGCTGTCCATCCGAGCTGCCACCGTGATGCTGTCCTGGATGCCGCAGGGACGCAACGTCATCATGGTCAAAGTCCATGAGTGGACACTCATG ATCCTGAAGACCCTCGTGGTTGCGGTGATGTTAGCGGGTGTGATTCCTCTGCTGCTGGGTTTGCAGTTTGAGTTGGTGGTCGTAGCTCCTCTCAGAGTCCCACTTGACCAGACGCCTCTCTTCTACCCCTGGCAG GACTGGGCTCTGGGCGTGCTCCATGCCAAAATCATCGCTGCCATCACACTGATGGGTCCTCAGTGGTGGCTCAAAACTGTCATCGAGCAG GTGTATGCAAACGGTATCCGGAACATTGACCTCCATTTCATCGTGCGAGGGCTGGCTGCTCCTGTCATCTGTGTCCTGCTGCTGTCGCTCTGTGTGCCGTACACCGTCTCTAAAGGCATCACACCGCTGCTGG GTGTGCAGCCAGAGATGCAGACGCTGGTGGAGAGGAGGATCTACCCCTTCCTGCTGATGGTGGTCATCATTTTGGCCGTCCTGTCCTTCCAGATCCGACAGTTCAAACGCCTCTACGAACACATCAAGAACGACAA ATACCTGGTTGGACAGCGCCTGGTGAACTACGAGCGTAACGCGGGCAGAAGCGCCTCCTCTTACAGCTCCGCCTCCTAG
- the LOC117826238 gene encoding E3 ubiquitin-protein ligase MARCHF6-like isoform X2, protein MDTADEDICRVCRSEGTLDKPLYHPCVCTGSIKFIHQECLLQWLKHSRKEYCELCKHRFAFTPIYSPDMPSRLPVQDIFAGLVTSIGTAIRYWFHYTLVAFAWLGVVPLTACRIYKCLFTGSVSSLLTLPLDMLSTQNLLADCLQGCFVVTCTLCAFISLVWLREQIVHGGAPLWLDQHQPPLVPNHPHGPALANEVPGGNVGVDGQAAADDAAVRDPADPAQDGLAPPNPNEAGNQGHDPELDDDEDDDDGEEEEEEDEEGREEDNADANNGGQEDLNWNALEWDRAAEELTWERMLGLDGSLVFLEHVFWVVSLNTLFILVFAFCPYHIGHFSVVGLGFEDYVKASHFDGLITTILGYILLAGALILCHGLASLVSFQRSRRLLGVCYIVVKVSLLVVMEIGLFPLICGWWLDICSLEMFDATLKDREQSFDSAPGTTMFLHWLVGMVYVFYFASFILLLREVLRPGVLWFLRNLNDPDFNPVQEMIHLPIYRHLRRFILSVVVFGSIVLLMLWLPIRIIKLLFPAFLPYNVMLYSDAPVSELSLELLLLQVVLPALLEQGHTRQWLKRLVHAWTFTAGYMLDLHSYLLGDHEEDDDQPNNNLPGRHNNNRIPGLGEGLHAAHQAILQQGGPVGFRSYHRPINFPLKIVLLVVFMCVTLLTASLLCLTLPVCAGRWLMSFWMGSAMVHELYTAASGLYVCWLSIRAATVMLSWMPQGRNVIMVKVHEWTLMILKTLVVAVMLAGVIPLLLGLQFELVVVAPLRVPLDQTPLFYPWQDWALGVLHAKIIAAITLMGPQWWLKTVIEQVYANGIRNIDLHFIVRGLAAPVICVLLLSLCVPYTVSKGITPLLGVQPEMQTLVERRIYPFLLMVVIILAVLSFQIRQFKRLYEHIKNDKYLVGQRLVNYERNAGRSASSYSSAS, encoded by the exons ATGGACACCGCCGACGAAG ACATCTGTCGGGTATGTCGGTCAGAGGGGACCCTGGACAAGCCCCTCTACCACCCCTGCGTCTGCACGGGCAGTATCAAGTTCATCCACCAGGAATG TTTACTGCAGTGGTTGAAGCACAGCAGAAAGGAGTACTGTGAATTATGCAAACACCGATTTGCATTCACACCAA TCTACTCTCCAGACATGCCATCTCGCCTGCCTGTCCAGGACATCTTTGCCGGGTTGGTCACCAGTATTGGAACAGCCATCAGATACTGGTTTCACTACACACTGGTAGCCTTTGCCTGGCTTGGCGTGGTGCCTCTCACAGCAT GTCGGATATACAAGTGTTTGTTTACAGGCTCTGTGAGCTCTCTACTCACCCTGCCACTAGACATGCTTTCAAC ACAAAACCTGCTTGCAGACTGTCTCCAAGGTTGTTTTGTGGTCACTTGCACGCTGTGCGCCTTCATCAGCCTGGTGTGGCTCAGAGAGCAGATCGTCCACGGTGGTGCCCCTCTCTGGTTAGATCAGCATCAACCACCTCTAGTTCCTAACCATCCTCATGGTCCTGCACTGGCTAACGAG GTCCCGGGTGGTAATGTTGGTGTCGATGGTCAGGCTGCTGCAGACGACGCAGCTGTCCGGGACCCCGCTGACCCGGCCCAAGATGGACTCGCACCTCCCAACCCAAACGAAGCCGGTAATCAAGGACACGATCCAGAACTTGATGATGACGAAGACGATGacgatggagaggaggaggaagaggaggatgaagaaggcaGGGAAGAGGATAATGCTGATGCCAACAATGGAGGACAAG AAGATCTGAACTGGAACGCGTTGGAGTGGGACCGTGCCGCAGAGGAGCTGACCTGGGAGAGG ATGCTTGGGCTGGATGGCTCTTTAGTTTTCCTG GAGCACGTGTTTTGGGTGGTGTCTCTCAACACTCTGTTCATCCTGGTCTTCG CGTTCTGCCCGTATCACATCGGTCATTTCTCAGTGGTTGGACTGGGCTTTGAAGACTAT GTCAAAGCGTCTCACTTTGACGGCCTCATCACCACCATACTGGGATACATCCTCCTGGCTGGAGCTCTGATCCTCTGCCAT GGCTTGGCTTCATTAGTGAGCTTTCAGCGCTCCAGACGCCTGCTGGGTGTCTGCTACATCGTTGTGAAG GTGTCTCTGCTGGTTGTCATGGAGATAGGCCTGTTCCCTCTGATTTGTGGATGGTGGCTCGACATTTGCTCACTG GAGATGTTTGATGCGACTCTGAAAGACAGGGAGCAGAGCTTCGACTCGGCCCCTGGCACCACCATGTTCCTCCACTGGCTCGTCGGCATGGTCTACGTCTTCTACTTCGCCTCCTTCATCCTGCTGCtcagagag GTGCTTCGTCCAGGAGTGTTGTGGTTCCTGAGGAACCTGAATGATCCAGACTTCAACCCGGTCCAAGAGATGATCCACCTGCCCATCTACAGACACCTGAGGAGGTTCATACTCTCTGTG gtggTGTTTGGCTCCATCGTCCTGTTGATGCTTTGGCTTCCCATCAGGATCATCAAACTGCTCTTCCCAGCCTTCCTCCCCTACAACGTCATGCTTTACAG CGACGCCCCGGTCAGTGAGCTTtctctggagctgctgctgcttcaggtTGTTCTGCCGGCATTGTTGGAGCAAGGACACACTCGCCAGTGGCTCAAACGACTCGTCCATGCCTGGACATTCACTGCTGGATACATGCT CGACCTTCACTCCTACCTGCTGGGGGACCACGAAGAGGATGACGACCAACCGAACAACAACCTACCTGGTcgccacaacaacaacaggatcCCTGGCCTTGGCGAAGGGCTTCATGCAGCTCATCAAGCCATCCTGCAGCAGGGTGGTCCTGTGGGCTTCAGGTCGTATCACAGGCCGATCAACTTCCCCCTCAAG atCGTTCTGCTGGtggtttttatgtgtgtgacaCTGTTAACGGCGAGTCTGCTCTGCCTCACACTGCCAG tgtgtgcagGTCGCTGGCTGATGTCTTTCTGGATGGGCAGCGCCATGGTTCATGAGCTGTACACGGCGGCAAGCGGTCTGTACGTCTGCTGGCTGTCCATCCGAGCTGCCACCGTGATGCTGTCCTGGATGCCGCAGGGACGCAACGTCATCATGGTCAAAGTCCATGAGTGGACACTCATG ATCCTGAAGACCCTCGTGGTTGCGGTGATGTTAGCGGGTGTGATTCCTCTGCTGCTGGGTTTGCAGTTTGAGTTGGTGGTCGTAGCTCCTCTCAGAGTCCCACTTGACCAGACGCCTCTCTTCTACCCCTGGCAG GACTGGGCTCTGGGCGTGCTCCATGCCAAAATCATCGCTGCCATCACACTGATGGGTCCTCAGTGGTGGCTCAAAACTGTCATCGAGCAG GTGTATGCAAACGGTATCCGGAACATTGACCTCCATTTCATCGTGCGAGGGCTGGCTGCTCCTGTCATCTGTGTCCTGCTGCTGTCGCTCTGTGTGCCGTACACCGTCTCTAAAGGCATCACACCGCTGCTGG GTGTGCAGCCAGAGATGCAGACGCTGGTGGAGAGGAGGATCTACCCCTTCCTGCTGATGGTGGTCATCATTTTGGCCGTCCTGTCCTTCCAGATCCGACAGTTCAAACGCCTCTACGAACACATCAAGAACGACAA ATACCTGGTTGGACAGCGCCTGGTGAACTACGAGCGTAACGCGGGCAGAAGCGCCTCCTCTTACAGCTCCGCCTCCTAG
- the LOC117826238 gene encoding E3 ubiquitin-protein ligase MARCHF6-like isoform X3 has product MPSRLPVQDIFAGLVTSIGTAIRYWFHYTLVAFAWLGVVPLTACRIYKCLFTGSVSSLLTLPLDMLSTQNLLADCLQGCFVVTCTLCAFISLVWLREQIVHGGAPLWLDQHQPPLVPNHPHGPALANEVPGGNVGVDGQAAADDAAVRDPADPAQDGLAPPNPNEAGNQGHDPELDDDEDDDDGEEEEEEDEEGREEDNADANNGGQEDLNWNALEWDRAAEELTWERMLGLDGSLVFLEHVFWVVSLNTLFILVFAFCPYHIGHFSVVGLGFEDYVKASHFDGLITTILGYILLAGALILCHGLASLVSFQRSRRLLGVCYIVVKVSLLVVMEIGLFPLICGWWLDICSLEMFDATLKDREQSFDSAPGTTMFLHWLVGMVYVFYFASFILLLREVLRPGVLWFLRNLNDPDFNPVQEMIHLPIYRHLRRFILSVVVFGSIVLLMLWLPIRIIKLLFPAFLPYNVMLYSDAPVSELSLELLLLQVVLPALLEQGHTRQWLKRLVHAWTFTAGYMLDLHSYLLGDHEEDDDQPNNNLPGRHNNNRIPGLGEGLHAAHQAILQQGGPVGFRSYHRPINFPLKIVLLVVFMCVTLLTASLLCLTLPVCAGRWLMSFWMGSAMVHELYTAASGLYVCWLSIRAATVMLSWMPQGRNVIMVKVHEWTLMILKTLVVAVMLAGVIPLLLGLQFELVVVAPLRVPLDQTPLFYPWQDWALGVLHAKIIAAITLMGPQWWLKTVIEQVYANGIRNIDLHFIVRGLAAPVICVLLLSLCVPYTVSKGITPLLGVQPEMQTLVERRIYPFLLMVVIILAVLSFQIRQFKRLYEHIKNDKYLVGQRLVNYERNAGRSASSYSSAS; this is encoded by the exons ATGCCATCTCGCCTGCCTGTCCAGGACATCTTTGCCGGGTTGGTCACCAGTATTGGAACAGCCATCAGATACTGGTTTCACTACACACTGGTAGCCTTTGCCTGGCTTGGCGTGGTGCCTCTCACAGCAT GTCGGATATACAAGTGTTTGTTTACAGGCTCTGTGAGCTCTCTACTCACCCTGCCACTAGACATGCTTTCAAC ACAAAACCTGCTTGCAGACTGTCTCCAAGGTTGTTTTGTGGTCACTTGCACGCTGTGCGCCTTCATCAGCCTGGTGTGGCTCAGAGAGCAGATCGTCCACGGTGGTGCCCCTCTCTGGTTAGATCAGCATCAACCACCTCTAGTTCCTAACCATCCTCATGGTCCTGCACTGGCTAACGAG GTCCCGGGTGGTAATGTTGGTGTCGATGGTCAGGCTGCTGCAGACGACGCAGCTGTCCGGGACCCCGCTGACCCGGCCCAAGATGGACTCGCACCTCCCAACCCAAACGAAGCCGGTAATCAAGGACACGATCCAGAACTTGATGATGACGAAGACGATGacgatggagaggaggaggaagaggaggatgaagaaggcaGGGAAGAGGATAATGCTGATGCCAACAATGGAGGACAAG AAGATCTGAACTGGAACGCGTTGGAGTGGGACCGTGCCGCAGAGGAGCTGACCTGGGAGAGG ATGCTTGGGCTGGATGGCTCTTTAGTTTTCCTG GAGCACGTGTTTTGGGTGGTGTCTCTCAACACTCTGTTCATCCTGGTCTTCG CGTTCTGCCCGTATCACATCGGTCATTTCTCAGTGGTTGGACTGGGCTTTGAAGACTAT GTCAAAGCGTCTCACTTTGACGGCCTCATCACCACCATACTGGGATACATCCTCCTGGCTGGAGCTCTGATCCTCTGCCAT GGCTTGGCTTCATTAGTGAGCTTTCAGCGCTCCAGACGCCTGCTGGGTGTCTGCTACATCGTTGTGAAG GTGTCTCTGCTGGTTGTCATGGAGATAGGCCTGTTCCCTCTGATTTGTGGATGGTGGCTCGACATTTGCTCACTG GAGATGTTTGATGCGACTCTGAAAGACAGGGAGCAGAGCTTCGACTCGGCCCCTGGCACCACCATGTTCCTCCACTGGCTCGTCGGCATGGTCTACGTCTTCTACTTCGCCTCCTTCATCCTGCTGCtcagagag GTGCTTCGTCCAGGAGTGTTGTGGTTCCTGAGGAACCTGAATGATCCAGACTTCAACCCGGTCCAAGAGATGATCCACCTGCCCATCTACAGACACCTGAGGAGGTTCATACTCTCTGTG gtggTGTTTGGCTCCATCGTCCTGTTGATGCTTTGGCTTCCCATCAGGATCATCAAACTGCTCTTCCCAGCCTTCCTCCCCTACAACGTCATGCTTTACAG CGACGCCCCGGTCAGTGAGCTTtctctggagctgctgctgcttcaggtTGTTCTGCCGGCATTGTTGGAGCAAGGACACACTCGCCAGTGGCTCAAACGACTCGTCCATGCCTGGACATTCACTGCTGGATACATGCT CGACCTTCACTCCTACCTGCTGGGGGACCACGAAGAGGATGACGACCAACCGAACAACAACCTACCTGGTcgccacaacaacaacaggatcCCTGGCCTTGGCGAAGGGCTTCATGCAGCTCATCAAGCCATCCTGCAGCAGGGTGGTCCTGTGGGCTTCAGGTCGTATCACAGGCCGATCAACTTCCCCCTCAAG atCGTTCTGCTGGtggtttttatgtgtgtgacaCTGTTAACGGCGAGTCTGCTCTGCCTCACACTGCCAG tgtgtgcagGTCGCTGGCTGATGTCTTTCTGGATGGGCAGCGCCATGGTTCATGAGCTGTACACGGCGGCAAGCGGTCTGTACGTCTGCTGGCTGTCCATCCGAGCTGCCACCGTGATGCTGTCCTGGATGCCGCAGGGACGCAACGTCATCATGGTCAAAGTCCATGAGTGGACACTCATG ATCCTGAAGACCCTCGTGGTTGCGGTGATGTTAGCGGGTGTGATTCCTCTGCTGCTGGGTTTGCAGTTTGAGTTGGTGGTCGTAGCTCCTCTCAGAGTCCCACTTGACCAGACGCCTCTCTTCTACCCCTGGCAG GACTGGGCTCTGGGCGTGCTCCATGCCAAAATCATCGCTGCCATCACACTGATGGGTCCTCAGTGGTGGCTCAAAACTGTCATCGAGCAG GTGTATGCAAACGGTATCCGGAACATTGACCTCCATTTCATCGTGCGAGGGCTGGCTGCTCCTGTCATCTGTGTCCTGCTGCTGTCGCTCTGTGTGCCGTACACCGTCTCTAAAGGCATCACACCGCTGCTGG GTGTGCAGCCAGAGATGCAGACGCTGGTGGAGAGGAGGATCTACCCCTTCCTGCTGATGGTGGTCATCATTTTGGCCGTCCTGTCCTTCCAGATCCGACAGTTCAAACGCCTCTACGAACACATCAAGAACGACAA ATACCTGGTTGGACAGCGCCTGGTGAACTACGAGCGTAACGCGGGCAGAAGCGCCTCCTCTTACAGCTCCGCCTCCTAG
- the atpsckmt gene encoding ATP synthase subunit C lysine N-methyltransferase codes for MTQEELLFDPGQSKGDVGEGKSRSRLGVIVTGVLGGSLVALYAVAAPFITPALRKVCLPFVPATTAQVENVLNVLRARTGTLVDIGSGDGRIVIAAAKQGFKASGFELNPWLVWYSRYKARREGVHRSSSFYISDLWKVSFAEYSNVVIFGVPQMMEKLELKLASELPTTAKVVACRFPFPTWVPEQTAGEGIDTVWVYDAQTFKSDLQHGRTLKTVPEHEKTPDSHT; via the exons ATGACACAAGAGGAGCTCCTCTTTGACCCGGGACAGTCAAAGGGTGATGTCGGGGAGGGGAAGAGCAGAAGCCGACTGGGTGTCATCGTCACCGGGGTGCTGGGAGGCTCCCTGGTCGCCCTGTACGCCGTGGCTGCTCCGTTTATCACCCCTGCCCTGAGGAAGGTCTGCCTCCCGTTCGTCCCTGCGACCACAGCTCAGGTGGAGAACGTCCTCAACGTGCTGCGAGCCAGGACAGGGACCCTGGTGGACATTGGGAGTGGAGATGGAAGAATA GTGATCGCAGCAGCCAAGCAGGGATTCAAAGCTTCAGGCTTCGAGCTGAACCCCTGGCTGGTGTGGTATTCTCGTTACAAGGCCCGGAGAGAGGGAGTCCATCGCTCCTCCTCCTTCTACATCTCCGACTTGTGGAAG GTCAGTTTTGCTGAGTACTCAAATGTCGTGATTTTTGGAGTGCCTCAAATG atgGAAAAGCTGGAGCTGAAGCTAGCGAGCGAGCTACCGACTACAGCCAAGGTGGTGGCCTGCCGCTTTCCCTTTCCTACCTGGGTTCCTGAACAAACCGCTGGGGAGGGCATAGACACTGTGTGGGTGTACGATGCCCAGACTTTTAAATCAGACTTGCAACATGGAAGGACACTGAAGACAGTACCAGAGCACGAGAAGACACCAGATTCACACACATGA